The Deltaproteobacteria bacterium genome includes a region encoding these proteins:
- a CDS encoding type II toxin-antitoxin system MqsA family antitoxin: MNSAELCPLRGGRLAEGTTTFTADFGDAVVVARHVPARVCSQCGEAWGDDAHAARLEAQLQQAKASGKPVEVIDLAA; the protein is encoded by the coding sequence TGCCCGTTGCGTGGCGGACGGCTCGCTGAGGGCACCACCACCTTCACTGCTGATTTCGGCGACGCGGTCGTGGTCGCGCGGCACGTGCCGGCGCGAGTCTGTAGCCAGTGCGGCGAGGCCTGGGGCGACGACGCCCACGCCGCGCGCTTGGAGGCACAGCTCCAACAAGCCAAGGCCTCCGGCAAGCCGGTGGAGGTCATCGATCTGGCCGCGTAG
- a CDS encoding type II toxin-antitoxin system Phd/YefM family antitoxin gives MAKRETGAELRPLTDLQSCPLEIVRQARRTGRPVLLTRRGRGVAVMVSADRFAELEKAAEQLRLQRAVEQAEHEIAAGEYVPHRAVARQLRGWARGGA, from the coding sequence ATGGCAAAGCGAGAGACCGGCGCTGAACTTCGGCCGCTGACCGACTTACAGTCGTGCCCTCTCGAAATCGTGCGCCAGGCACGCCGCACGGGCAGGCCGGTCCTGCTAACTCGGCGCGGCCGCGGCGTAGCAGTAATGGTCTCGGCCGACCGCTTTGCGGAACTGGAGAAGGCGGCGGAGCAACTGCGACTCCAGCGCGCCGTTGAGCAAGCCGAGCACGAGATCGCTGCCGGCGAGTACGTTCCCCATCGGGCCGTCGCGCGCCAGCTGCGGGGTTGGGCCCGCGGTGGCGCGTAA